The genomic segment GCGAATACCTCCTCCACTTTGGCGACCGCGTCTTTGGTCATGATCAATCTGTCGTGCCCAATGACGTCCAGCACATTAATACCTTCAGCGGTAACGAATTTTACTCCCGGAACATTGCGGATCGACAATGCGACGTTATCGTCATATTCCGCTCCGACGACCAGCGCCTTGCGTTCAACGTTCAGATTTTTCAGAACGGCTACGAATTCCTTCGTTTTCGGCTTGGCAAACGATAATTGGTCAAGCACGATCATTTCATTATCCTTCACTTTGGCGGACAACACGGACTTCAGCGCAAGTCTGCGCACTTTTTTCGGCAACTTGTAGGAATAACTTCTTGGCGTCGGGCCGAATACGATGCCGCCGCCTTTCCATTGCGGGGCACGGATGCTGCCTTGCCGGGCGCGTCCGGTGCCTTTTTGCCTCCACGGTTTTTTGCCGCCGCCGCTTACTTCCGAGCGTCCTTTCACTTTGTGCGTGCCCATGCGCAATGATGCTTGTTGCATCACAACAGCGTCATGCACAACATGCTCGTTCGGTTCAATTCCGAATACGGCGTCGGACAATTCGATATCGCCGATTTGTTCGCCGCTTGTATTAAATAAAGCCACTTTAGGCATTACTCTTCCTCCTTTCCAACGAATCAAACCTTTTTATTCGTTAATTTAATTTTGACATAGCTATTATTTGCGCCGGGAACGGAACCTTTTACCAACAATACGTTTTTCTCGGCGTCTACGCGCACCAATTCCAGATTGCGAATGGTTACCGTTTCGCTTCCCATATGGCCGGCCAGCTTTTTGCCTTTCGGAATCCGGTTCGCCGTGCGAATCACTGCGAATGATCCCGGGCCGCGGTGGTATTTCGAACCGTGCGACATCGGGCCGCGCGAATGGCCGTGGCGTTTGATCGCGCCTTGAAATCCTTTGCCTTTCGAGATACCCGTAATGTCGACAAATTCGCCTTCCGCAAATAAGTCCGCTTTAATTTCCTGACCAACCTCGTAATCCGCCAAGTTGACGCCGCGGATTTCCCGAATGTAGCGCTTA from the Bacilli bacterium genome contains:
- the rplD gene encoding 50S ribosomal protein L4, giving the protein MPKVALFNTSGEQIGDIELSDAVFGIEPNEHVVHDAVVMQQASLRMGTHKVKGRSEVSGGGKKPWRQKGTGRARQGSIRAPQWKGGGIVFGPTPRSYSYKLPKKVRRLALKSVLSAKVKDNEMIVLDQLSFAKPKTKEFVAVLKNLNVERKALVVGAEYDDNVALSIRNVPGVKFVTAEGINVLDVIGHDRLIMTKDAVAKVEEVFA
- the rplC gene encoding 50S ribosomal protein L3, whose amino-acid sequence is MTKGILGKKLGMTQVFAADGTVIPVTVIQAGPCVVLQKKDTENDGYDAIQLGFEDKKENNANKPESGHAKKANTTPKRYIREIRGVNLADYEVGQEIKADLFAEGEFVDITGISKGKGFQGAIKRHGHSRGPMSHGSKYHRGPGSFAVIRTANRIPKGKKLAGHMGSETVTIRNLELVRVDAEKNVLLVKGSVPGANNSYVKIKLTNKKV